CTACATCTCCCGGATCTCATTCTTTCTCTGTAGAGATTCTCCATAACAGAAGTGACATGTACACCACACTGATCTGTGCTTGTAAAGTCATTGTGTGATATTTAAATGATCTATATGGGTTTATAAATGTTACATATGTAAACTCTATTTAtgctaatatatatttatttcattatccTTACCAGAAAGGATTCCAATTCTCTAaatagttgcaaaaaaaaaaaaaaaacattctcaatGTCCCATTCTTAAACATGTACTATTGCTGTAACagtacacttcttttttttttcatttgaattaatttagttaaacagacAACTGGAAACATACGGTAAGCAATCAGGGACAATGCGTATGAAGTGTTTAAAGGATAAACTAGGGATGCAACAGCACAGATGTCAGCGGACAGTCGgcaaaagagagagaatgttcatTCATAATTTACATATTCATGTTGATACACACAGGAAGTATCATAAGGGAACAGGCAATACAGCAACTGTCAGGAGATGCACAAACACGACTGTTTAGACTGAATCCTTTTTCTGTTgaaactgtatgtttttttttcttttaattttcctggtgtttgtttttttccattcTCTGTTTTGTATAATATCTGCTGTCTCATGATTATAAGTAGCACAATGGTGCTGTACAAAGCACCACATCTCTTAACCCCACtctaaaatgaataaatcaaatgaTCCTGTGTTGCACAGTGTAATTTCTGTTACCTCTGTTATTTTACCTTTAAATGAACTTAAATGTGAATGTCTTGAAATGTTTGAGCTCAAATGAATTATCATTTTTGCCAAGTATTATTTATTTGGATAGCAGACTATATATGCAATCAACAGAGATAATTTATTAATTGTAGCCCAAAAGTTGTACTGTCTTAACAAAGAAATCTAAatgcatttagacaaaaaaatgtTGTCATATAATGATATTAATATAACCCTTTTATAaacctttaattattttattattattgtttttttaaatatacaataagTATATAGTTTGTGATACATGTTAGTtgtcagtttttttgtttgtgtatgtgtataaaaTAGTGTTCATTTTCATATATACATTTACTCAAACGTGGTGAgttgtgtatgtgcatgtgtgtgaaagagagaaagagagaaaaaagtggTGTTCATGTGAGTAAGACTAATTCATTCTGTTCCTCATCACAATTTTTACTACATTTTTCACATACacatgtcaataataataatttaatctcACAGCTGACAATATGTCTTtcagatgatgatgacgatgatgattatCATGAAGGATCCCTCTGTTCATTGTGTGCCCACTGTGAGGTAAGATCCTCTGAGCTCTAATAAAATACACTATTATTTGTAGTCTAATTTTGCCTTCATTCAGTCTGTCTTCAACCAGTTTTGCTTTAAATTTGGCCTTGATTCAGCAATTTCTCATTTCCCTCTCCCCTCAGCATTGCGACAGCTGTGATAAGTGCCCATGCAAAAAGGGAGACAAAGCTGAATACTGTGATTTCTGTGATGTGAGAAacccaacacaaacacacatttcctAAAGAAATACAATACAGTTTACCCAAAGAACCTTGAAATTGAAAGTGCTAAATTCTACTTTTCAAACTCAAGCCATTCTAAGAAATGCATGGTAAATAAGAGTTTTTATATAACTACAGTCCAACTCCTGGCCCCAAACATATctctattttctttttccttttttctttttaatttatatatatatatatatatatatatatatatatatatatacactttttatttatttttttcagagggGGTAAAACCTACAGGATATATTGTTGATAAACTGTGCTTACTGTAGCTGTTCAGTGATGCTAGAGCTGCAGATAGCCAGAGCATGCATTAATGACATAATAATTTGCATTAGTCGCAGCATGTGGAGGTCCAGGCCAGTAACAGTAAGTGTTTAAATGCAAATTATGTGCTTGTCTGAAGCTATAGATGGCTAAATTATAGAGTGTTCCATTTTCCCTACAAAACCATGTGCACATATTTACACAAACAATTACTTAATTGCAAgaaattatcagaacattttaacTGTCTTTTGTCTCTTCAGGACTGTGGGAAGTGCTACCTCTGTCCTGTTTGTGAGACCGTCTGCAAGCCAGGTAAGAAACACAATACAGCAATTTCATACAtggtattttaaatgtttagattGTGGATAATTTCAAGGTCTGATTATTTTATGAACTcactacaatttatttttttctaaaaggtGGCTTTGTTGACTCTGTTTCTGGATCCATCTATAAGTAAGATACTATTCTCTTGCAAATAAACCTGCAATGGTTATTACAACCGTAGTCATATACTGATGTAGCCTATACCCTCTTCTTTTTCAGGACTGTCGCAGACGTCTTTAatgatgatgacgacgacgaTGACGACGACGACGACGACAACTAAAACCATCTGTCACCACCATGTGGCCAAAAGAGGAACGTGCACCTGGGCGTTGCGTTTGACAGATTTCAGGATTTACATCGTAGCCTTGTTCATTGCCTTTTTAATATAATCACATCACACGCTAGAGTCTGGTCAAAAAATACATACACGTGGAACTTAAATAATTTCATTaccttaaattaaatgtatttaattgaacAACATTTCCCTTTTAAACAGTCTTGTTATTAACATATGATATGAAGTGTAATTGCAAACCTGTGTTGTTTTGAGACTACTTATGGAATAAAATGAGGGAACgttttatttatgtgtgtaagttcaaaaattctttttttaatactttcaaaaacatatcaATGTAGACAGAGTATAATTGTATACAGtattgggaaggttactttggaaatgtaataggttacagattacaagttaccctatttaaaatgtaataagtagtgtgACTATTTCAATTACTTCATTAAAGTAATgttactgattacatttgattactttttaattacttttcttaatttctaatgttttcaaatgttaattattttgaaacatttgtaGCACAGGGTTAACCTTTCACTGGTACTCTACAGCGATTTCTGTAAGACTTTCAGTATCTTTCTTCACtcgaattaagattataataatttaactgTAACTCACAGACAGAtcacaatcagactttagcacctctttttactttgagatctttttgaggttaaatacagatttaaaatcataagatatcTTTTAATAGTTATgacactgtttttgaaatcaaatctttgcttAGCTATGAGAgaaaacactggcatctaacaatgcctcacaggaaataaaacagttgttgaataagcatgtgtcctattctgtgtcCTCAACTCCTGAAATCTCGTCTCGTATTTTAAATCTGCATGGGTGTGTGTGAAAATAGGCTACTCAGATGTAACAttctttgtaatcattaacataTTCATaactaactgtaatttaattacactttttttttctcagtaactgtatcagattacagttacatttatcttgtaattaaattatgtaagtagttactccccaacactgatgataTGTGGAAGATGTCTGTCTCTGTTGAATCCAATAGGTTGTGATGTTTAGCACTTTTCTGTCCaaaaatatggatattttctGACGAAATATGATTTCCAAACATGATTTGTGATTTGAAATATGGCCTTAAAGGGATCTGTGTCATCGTTTAatcaccatcatgttgtttcaaacttgtgtgattttttttcttaagcaaaaaaaaacaaaggaaaagcTCTTTACTTGCAGGAGCGGGCCTTGATATATTTGATGTCCAATAGTAAAAGTATGCTAATAAGAAAATAACTAGTGCACTATATATTTACACTCTATaacatttacagtacagaccaaaagtttggaaacattactatttttaatgtttttgaaagaagtttcttctgctcatcaagcctgcatttatttgatcaaaaatacagaaaaaaatttaatattgtgatatattattacaatttaaaataattgtttttaaatgtattatactttaaattatcatttattactgtgatgcaaagctgaatttttaggatcattatcacatgatcctttagaaatcattctaatatgatgattcattatcaaagttggaaacagttctgctgcttaatattttttcagaacatgtgatacttttttaggatagtttgatgaaaaaaaaaaaaaaaaaaagaagtttgtttattattttgtaataacaatatacactactggtcagtaatttggggtcagcaatttttttctttcttttttttaaataaaatcaatacttttattcagcaaagatgtgttaaattgctaaaatgtgatagtaaagaaaatatattattagaatatatattattagaaatttttttttttaataaatgcagttctttttaaccttttattcatcaaatatattagacagcagaactgtttccaacactcataataaatcagaatattagaatgatttctaaatgatcatgtgatagactggatgttacatgtgacactgaaggctggagtaatgatgctgaaaattcagctttgcatcacaggaataaatttttttttttaaatatattcaaatagaaaactattattttaagttgtaataatatttcaccatattacagttttttctgtatttttgatcaaataaatgcaggcttgatgagcggaagaaacttctttcaaaaacattaaaaatagtaatgtttccaaacttttggtctgtactgtatatgtctctttgtattacgTGGTTGTCATGGGTCAATAAACAATAATGATAAACTGTTTGTTTGACCATTGTCCATGTCAACGTTCAGTTACTTGATGTCTCTTTTTGCTATTTTCACACACATGTGATTTTATAGTCATTCTCTATCCTGCAACTTTAGATGATTAGCAACCATCTGCATTAAAGAGGCCTTGGAGGAATAACTTGCTCATTGAGCATCCTTTTCATAAAATACTAGAACAGGTAAAAGACACAAAGCTGGGAGGATTAACATAAAAAAGAGGCTAGTTATATTTATTGCCTATGACATgaattgggaagtcgtggcctaatggatagagagtcagacttgcaattGAAGGGTtatgagtttgagtctcgggctggtgggaattgtgggtggggggagtgcatgtacagtgctctctccaccctcaataccacgacttatgtgcccttgagcaaggcatcgaacccccagctgctccccgggcgccgcagcataaatggctgcccactgctccgggtgtgtgttcacggtgtgtgtgtgtgttcactgctctgtgtgtgtgcactttagatgggttaaatgcagagcacgaattatgaatatgggtcaccataattggctgaatgtcacgtcactttcacttaaagGCCTGTTTTTGGCCGATGGTGTGCAGCATCAGctttaacttttattatttaaatactaatttTTCTGTCCTTAGTCTttatagaaatattactattgaaaaacacattagggttacaatttttttatattgtaaaataaacaatGTGTTATTTGAACAATTAGAAGTTCTTGCACCATAAATGtggcaatatttgtttttaattaattataaagaatTCCAAGCACCACAAAACTGCTTGTCCCCATGTTTTCTACCATttcaattacaaaaatgtattcataacTATCAACTATATGATATAAAtggcataataaaataaatgctcaataaatattataaaatgtatattgaaaACAGTGGTCCCCAGGATTTGTGTCACTGGTGTTAACGTTTgacaaaaatctgtcattttgtaataaaaatctcACTGATGACATCACTTGACTTCCTCCTTCCTATTTTCTAAAGATCTATGAAAAAGCCCATGTTAAGTCCGCTGTTTCTTTTCAATTATCAGACATTTTCTCATTTAACTCATGATTTCATATTAAGCTTTTAGTTGACGTCACTGGTATGACCTATTTACTGTTAGGgaactgtaaaaaaaactataataaaaatggATTAAACTACTTAATTTAGTGAGTATGCAATGACTGACAACATACCTTACAGcagacattttgtaaaatgcttttttcatgaaaattgtcACCAGTGAAGATCAGTATATCAGGTCTCATGTCACTGGTGATTGATTGTGTCACTGGTgttacattactgtttttttaattaattaattttaaaaaatatattttttaattaaataaataaaacataatctcCTTATTTCTTGCATTTTCATTATTCTTCTGTAACTCTGACTACATGTGCTGAAAAAAatatcaagaaaaaatattttataatttatttttatattttttatattgataaAGAAGGTAACACCAGTAACAAAAAATGGTTCATTTGGTCTTGAAATAATTGCTAAAAAAGctaaagagaaaaataattaaGCTGTCATTTATATGTATTCATAAAGGCAAAAGGTAATCTAATAATGTGGTCTAAGtttaaatgttagaaaaataaatatattttaagacattttgcCATACCAAAAGTGGACGTTTCTGTAGAAAGACCCTTCAGCAATGTACTATTTTGTAGCAGAAGCTCTGCTATAATCTAGATgtaataaactatttaaattcaaatcattattttatgtcCATTTATGTTTGATGCATCATTCCAGCGTTCTCtgcgaacttttattttgaaaagtatgACGATTCAGGAAGAGGAGGACAATATCTTTTCCGGTTCAGGATCATACGAGGTAAACAGCAACGTCTGTGCTTATACTCGCACTTTTATATCTGATATTAATATATGATCGAACAAATTGCTATTGATTAATGTGTTGCTTCCGGTTTGTTGTAACATGTGTGGTGTCTATTATGGGTTTCCCGGGAAATCCTCCTCATGTGCTTTTTCACTAAGCAATATTCTTCATGGGCCGACTTAGTATTTATGTAAAACCATGTGCAAAATCTGTTCTCCAGCTTCATAAAAACGATTCATTCTGTACAGTAAAGGACAGACATGACTCGACACGGGAAAAACTGCACAGCAGGAGCCGTTTACACTTATCACGAGAAGAAGAAAGACACCGGTAATGTATCCATGTAACGATGAGTCTGTCTCATGAAATGATTGCAATGTTATTACAATAACATATTGTGCATCTCACTTTATATTTTCAGCCTCTTCTGGTTATGGGACACAAAGTGTGCGTTTGGGGAAGGATGCGATCAAAGACTTTGACTGCTGCTGTCTGTCCTTACAGCCCTGCAGGGACCCCGTCGTGACGTAAGAGACACATTTGTGCTCATAGAAATTATTTAATGCTGAAATTGTCTGCATGCGGTTGTTTTATGTAGTCTTACTGAGTGTTACTGGCCCATTTACGTGTCGGCAGCTTGGAGACTgggatgtgtttgtgtttatatttgcTTCCTGCAGTAAAGATGGATACTTATATGAAAAAGAAGCCATCCTGCAATACATCCTTCACCAGAAAACAGACATTGCCAAGAAAATGAaggtttgcatatttttttacaaatcaatTTTGCTCTAAATGTGAATGTCCTTCTCTGTTTttgtctaacacacacacatttttaaactCAGGCATATGAGAAGCAGAAAAAGGCTCTAAAGAGTGAAGGCCAGCTGGAGTCAAAGTCTGAGGAGCGAGAGAGAGCTGAGAAGTTCAAACAGAGAGAGAACAACATCGTCTCCAAGCCAATCAACCCCTTTACCTCAGGTGTGACAACTAGACAAGGAGGTTTAAACTTAAGCACAACACAATGAGATTCCTGTTGGATTATCTGTGTATACCTCATGTTTCTGTAGATAAATCTAAGGATGAAGAAAGCCAGAAGGGCTCAAGCAGCTCCTCCAGTTCTGACACAGGAGCGTCCAGTTCCTCTTCAGCTCTGCCCAGCTTCTGGATCCCCAGCCTCACACCAGAGGCCAAGCCCACCTTGCTTAAAAAACCTGTAGGTCTCTAGATCTGTCACGTTTCGCTCTTTGCCAGCCACGTGTACCTAACCTTGGGTCTTCAGTAGTCAGGTGTCATTCATAGAAGAGCATTACACAAGAGATTATGCTTGCCCTGAAATCAGTTTGCATGCCAAATGTTCTTTTGATCGGTCATGGTGCCCTTGATTGCTTTGTTTGTCCATCTCTCCTCCTGGTTCGGTCAGTTCTCCACTCTTGTGTGCTCAGTAGCTTTTAGTGTCATGATCTCACCCTGTATGGGGCACTTACACCTCACAAATAAACTCTTTGGACATCATCTGTTATCATTATATGTTTTTCCTTCTCTCTTGCTTTTTCAGTCAAAGACAGTGTTGTGCCCCATGTCAGGATGTCCTCTGAAGATGAGTGATTTGATTTCAGTGCGCTTCACTCCACTGGACCCCAGTCTCG
The sequence above is a segment of the Carassius carassius chromosome 9, fCarCar2.1, whole genome shotgun sequence genome. Coding sequences within it:
- the LOC132149195 gene encoding nitric oxide synthase-interacting protein — encoded protein: MTRHGKNCTAGAVYTYHEKKKDTASSGYGTQSVRLGKDAIKDFDCCCLSLQPCRDPVVTKDGYLYEKEAILQYILHQKTDIAKKMKAYEKQKKALKSEGQLESKSEERERAEKFKQRENNIVSKPINPFTSDKSKDEESQKGSSSSSSSDTGASSSSSALPSFWIPSLTPEAKPTLLKKPSKTVLCPMSGCPLKMSDLISVRFTPLDPSLDRVALLTRQDRYVCAVTKDTLGNSVPCAVLRHSGAVVTMECVEKLIQKDMIDPVTGDELKEKDIIPLQRGGTGFAGSGVDLKAKEARPVMQA